Below is a window of Macadamia integrifolia cultivar HAES 741 chromosome 8, SCU_Mint_v3, whole genome shotgun sequence DNA.
AAAGCAAGGTCATCAAAACTTCCTTGGTTTCTAAGAGCTTGGTGGACATGCAGCTTCTCACTTTCCATTATTTTCACGGCTCTTGATATTCACTACATTCTTATCGGGAAGGGATATCCTGGGGTAGCAGATTACATTGATTTCTTCAATCTTGTGCCCTCCACCTATTTGTTCGGTATTTCAATAAAAGGGACCACAGGCATCAGCTTCTTCAAGAATGGCATTACTGACCCACTTCTTAATggaaaaactgaaaataaagcAGAGGGAAGAAAGGATTCTCCATATGGACAGGCTACTATTCTCCAACTCATTACCTTCTCTTGGCTTAACCCATTGTTTTCAGTTGGGATCAAGAAACCACTTGATCAGGATGATGTCCCAAACGTTGATATGAAAGACTCTGCTGGGTTTGTCTCCCATTCTTTTGATGAATGTCTAAATCATGTCAAGGAGAAGAATGGCACTGCAAATCCATCTGTCTACAAGGCAATCTTTCTGTTTATCTGGAAGAAAGCAGCAATTAATGCAGCATTTGCCATCATCAGTGCTGGAGTGTCATATGTTGGACCATACCTGATTGATGACTTTGTGAAGTTTTTAAATGATAAGAGACAACAGAGATTAGAGAATGGGTACTTTCTTGCAGTAGCATTTCTAAGTGCCAAAATGGTTGAGACAGTTGCAGAGAGGCAGTGGGTCTTTGGGGCCCGACAACTTGGTCTTCGCCTTCAAGCAGCGCTTATGTCCCACATATACAAGAAGGGCTTGCATCTATCAATCCAGTCACGTCAAAGCCATACTAGTGGAGAGATCATTAATTTAATGAGCGTTGATGTCCAGCGTGTCACAGACTTCATCTGGTTCCTGAACATAGTTTGGATGTTACCAATACAAATTTCCTTGGCGATCTACATTCTAAATATGAATCTGGGTCCTGCATCACTGACCGCATTATTGGCAACAGTGATAGTCATGGCCTGCAACATACCCCTCACAAGAATCCAGAAAAGGTTCCAGTCCAAGATCATGGAAACAAAGGATGAGCGGATGAAAGCTACATCAGAAGTTCTCCGCAATATGAGGACTCTGAAACTCCAAGCTTGGGATACTCAGTTTCTCCACAAAATAGAAAGCCTGAGAATAGTCGAGTATAACTGGTTATGGAAGTCATCACGGTTGGCAGCAATCGCAGCATTTATTTTCTGGGGATCCCCCACATTCATTTCAGTTGTGACATTTGGAGCATGCATACTTTTAAGAATCCCACTCACTGCTGGGAGAGTCATATCTGCATTGGCAACCTTCCGAATGTTGCAGGATCCAATCTTTAATCTGCCTGATTTACTCTCAGTGGTTGCACAGGCTAAAGTTTCAGTTGACAGAGTTGCATCATATCTGCAGGAAGATGAAATTCAACCAGATGCAGTTTTGCTTGCACCAAATGATGAATCAGGACTTGAGATTGAGATTGATAATGGGAAATTCATCTGGAATCCGGAATCAAGAAGCCCAACTCTTGATAGAATAGAGTTGAAAGTGAAGAGAGGGATGAAAGTGGCCGTTTGTGGGACAGTTGGATCAGGAAAATCTAGTATGCTTTCTTGCATACTTGGAGAAATACCAAAGCTGTCAGGAATGGTAAAGATTATGGGGACTAAAGCATATGTTCCCCAGTCCCCCTGGATATTATCAGGAAATGTCAGAGAGAATATTCTCTTTGGAAATTCCTATGACACTGCCAAGTATGAAACAACAGTTAAGGCTTGTGCTTTGGAAAAGGATTTTGAGCTTTTCTCCTCTGGTGATCTAACAGAGATTGGAGAAAGGGGAATTAATATGAGTGGTGGCCAGAAACAAAGAATACAAATTGCACGTGCAGTCTATCAGGATGCTGATATATATCTTCTTGATGACCCTTTCAGTGCTGTTGATGCTCATACAGGCACCCACCTCTTTGAGGTTAGTTTTCTTCAGACTATCATAAATTCAGACTTAGGTTTGATGGCTCTTTGAGGTTAGTTTTCTTCAGACTATCATAAATTTCTTACCAAATTTAGCAATGTCTcattcaagaagaagaagtataATATAGTCAAGGCTGAGAAGAACTGGGCTCCTCAGGCTGCATCAGTAACAGCTTCGTCCCATGGTACGATAGAGAATAAATACCAAATCATTGGACCCAGATCCTCCAAACTAGTCTAGACTACTACTACTATTAACCTAGCACAATAATGGCATGGGAACACTTATTCTGGAGTTCAGGCAAGTTCAGCACCTAAGCCCATACCTAAATTCCTCTATAAACACAGCTGGAAGATGTATAATATAGCTTGTAAAAGAATCAACGGAGTACTGACCCTGCCAGCTTTGTTCTAGGTCTGTGAGTTGTACTCGACTAGGGGGTGGGGGGGTaagtttttgaaaactaccaTTAGAATGTCTAATAGTTTACatatcttcatcattttctttgtaTCTTCTGTGCAGAACTGCCTGATGGGGATTCTTAAAGACAAAACTATACTTTATGTGACACACCAAGTTGAGTTTCTTCCAGCAGCAGACCTCATTCTGGTATTATGAAATGAATCATAACTTACCCTTTTGTCTCATTttattaagataataaaataccCGTAATTTCTAGTACTACGAGAAAGGTACCAACAATAGAAGATAATGATATTTAACAGGTGATGCAAAATGGAAGAATCAAACAGGCAGGAAGGTTTGAAGAACTACTAAAACAGAACATAGGATTTGAAGCTTTAGTTGGTGCACACAGCCAAGCTCTAGAGTCGATTCACATGGTCGAAAATTCAAGCAGAACACCTGAAAGACCAGTATCTGATGGAGAAGTTGATTCTGAACCAACCTCAAATACACGGCCTGTAAATCGACAGCATGACTCTGAACACAATATTTCCCTAGAGAACACAAAAAATGCAGGGAGATTAGTGCaggatgaagagagagagaaaggaagcaTTGGAAAAGAAGTCTATTGGTCTTACTTGACTGCAGTGAAAGGTGGGGCCTTGGTCCCTATCATACTCCTGGCACAGTCACTCTTCCAAGTATTACAGATAGCAAGTAATTATTGGATGGCATGGGCTTTTCCTCCTACAACTGAGGCTGAACCTCTAGTAGGGTTGAAAATTCTATCCACTGTTTATATAATTCTATCTGTTGGAAGTTCACTTTGTGTGCTGGTTCGAGCC
It encodes the following:
- the LOC122085814 gene encoding putative ABC transporter C family member 15 isoform X1; its protein translation is MWSKVLHANMFGLNSLINFEIRQHWEAQLKLSSPCFWEKVSIVLQVGILGSLLAHFVQKIVCQSCIQRSKPTEKSTERYPSMVKQGLKYKANIGCNTLLLGSHLLIILMLWYGYRTHCNSTKSVFLEEIIQVLSWLISLIAVLNTWKARSSKLPWFLRAWWTCSFSLSIIFTALDIHYILIGKGYPGVADYIDFFNLVPSTYLFGISIKGTTGISFFKNGITDPLLNGKTENKAEGRKDSPYGQATILQLITFSWLNPLFSVGIKKPLDQDDVPNVDMKDSAGFVSHSFDECLNHVKEKNGTANPSVYKAIFLFIWKKAAINAAFAIISAGVSYVGPYLIDDFVKFLNDKRQQRLENGYFLAVAFLSAKMVETVAERQWVFGARQLGLRLQAALMSHIYKKGLHLSIQSRQSHTSGEIINLMSVDVQRVTDFIWFLNIVWMLPIQISLAIYILNMNLGPASLTALLATVIVMACNIPLTRIQKRFQSKIMETKDERMKATSEVLRNMRTLKLQAWDTQFLHKIESLRIVEYNWLWKSSRLAAIAAFIFWGSPTFISVVTFGACILLRIPLTAGRVISALATFRMLQDPIFNLPDLLSVVAQAKVSVDRVASYLQEDEIQPDAVLLAPNDESGLEIEIDNGKFIWNPESRSPTLDRIELKVKRGMKVAVCGTVGSGKSSMLSCILGEIPKLSGMVKIMGTKAYVPQSPWILSGNVRENILFGNSYDTAKYETTVKACALEKDFELFSSGDLTEIGERGINMSGGQKQRIQIARAVYQDADIYLLDDPFSAVDAHTGTHLFENCLMGILKDKTILYVTHQVEFLPAADLILVMQNGRIKQAGRFEELLKQNIGFEALVGAHSQALESIHMVENSSRTPERPVSDGEVDSEPTSNTRPVNRQHDSEHNISLENTKNAGRLVQDEEREKGSIGKEVYWSYLTAVKGGALVPIILLAQSLFQVLQIASNYWMAWAFPPTTEAEPLVGLKILSTVYIILSVGSSLCVLVRAMLLAIAGLLTSQKLFTEMLHSVFHAPMSFFDSTPTGRILNRASTDQSVLDLEMAGKIGWCAFSIIRILGTIAVMSQVAWQVFAIFIPVTAICIWYQRYYVPTARELARLIGIRRAPILHHFGESLMGAVTIRAFDQEGRFTNANLSLIDGYSRPWFHNVSAMEWLSFRLNLLSNFVFAFSLVFLVSLPEGIINPSIAGLAVTYGLNLNFQQASVIWTLCNTENKMISVERILQYSKLTSEAPLVIDQCRPPNNWPQIGKICFKNLQIRYAEHLPSVLKDISCTFPGRKKIGVVGRTGSGKSTLIQAIFRTVEPKEGTIEIDDVDICKIGLHDLRSRLSIIPQDPTMFEGTVRGNLDPLGQYSDTEIWEALDKCQLGDLMHAKKEKLDSTVVENGENWSVGQRQLFCLGRALLKRSSILVLDEATASVDSATDGVIQKIISREFKDRTVVTIAHRIHTVIDSDLVLVLSEGRVAEYDTPAKLLEREDSFFSKLIKEYSLRSRSFISQAKNQNADVIS
- the LOC122085814 gene encoding putative ABC transporter C family member 15 isoform X2, producing MKIENGPFGHAAYFEIRQHWEAQLKLSSPCFWEKVSIVLQVGILGSLLAHFVQKIVCQSCIQRSKPTEKSTERYPSMVKQGLKYKANIGCNTLLLGSHLLIILMLWYGYRTHCNSTKSVFLEEIIQVLSWLISLIAVLNTWKARSSKLPWFLRAWWTCSFSLSIIFTALDIHYILIGKGYPGVADYIDFFNLVPSTYLFGISIKGTTGISFFKNGITDPLLNGKTENKAEGRKDSPYGQATILQLITFSWLNPLFSVGIKKPLDQDDVPNVDMKDSAGFVSHSFDECLNHVKEKNGTANPSVYKAIFLFIWKKAAINAAFAIISAGVSYVGPYLIDDFVKFLNDKRQQRLENGYFLAVAFLSAKMVETVAERQWVFGARQLGLRLQAALMSHIYKKGLHLSIQSRQSHTSGEIINLMSVDVQRVTDFIWFLNIVWMLPIQISLAIYILNMNLGPASLTALLATVIVMACNIPLTRIQKRFQSKIMETKDERMKATSEVLRNMRTLKLQAWDTQFLHKIESLRIVEYNWLWKSSRLAAIAAFIFWGSPTFISVVTFGACILLRIPLTAGRVISALATFRMLQDPIFNLPDLLSVVAQAKVSVDRVASYLQEDEIQPDAVLLAPNDESGLEIEIDNGKFIWNPESRSPTLDRIELKVKRGMKVAVCGTVGSGKSSMLSCILGEIPKLSGMVKIMGTKAYVPQSPWILSGNVRENILFGNSYDTAKYETTVKACALEKDFELFSSGDLTEIGERGINMSGGQKQRIQIARAVYQDADIYLLDDPFSAVDAHTGTHLFENCLMGILKDKTILYVTHQVEFLPAADLILVMQNGRIKQAGRFEELLKQNIGFEALVGAHSQALESIHMVENSSRTPERPVSDGEVDSEPTSNTRPVNRQHDSEHNISLENTKNAGRLVQDEEREKGSIGKEVYWSYLTAVKGGALVPIILLAQSLFQVLQIASNYWMAWAFPPTTEAEPLVGLKILSTVYIILSVGSSLCVLVRAMLLAIAGLLTSQKLFTEMLHSVFHAPMSFFDSTPTGRILNRASTDQSVLDLEMAGKIGWCAFSIIRILGTIAVMSQVAWQVFAIFIPVTAICIWYQRYYVPTARELARLIGIRRAPILHHFGESLMGAVTIRAFDQEGRFTNANLSLIDGYSRPWFHNVSAMEWLSFRLNLLSNFVFAFSLVFLVSLPEGIINPSIAGLAVTYGLNLNFQQASVIWTLCNTENKMISVERILQYSKLTSEAPLVIDQCRPPNNWPQIGKICFKNLQIRYAEHLPSVLKDISCTFPGRKKIGVVGRTGSGKSTLIQAIFRTVEPKEGTIEIDDVDICKIGLHDLRSRLSIIPQDPTMFEGTVRGNLDPLGQYSDTEIWEALDKCQLGDLMHAKKEKLDSTVVENGENWSVGQRQLFCLGRALLKRSSILVLDEATASVDSATDGVIQKIISREFKDRTVVTIAHRIHTVIDSDLVLVLSEGRVAEYDTPAKLLEREDSFFSKLIKEYSLRSRSFISQAKNQNADVIS